TCGCCGCCGACACCCTGCTCAGGGCGGCCGTGACGCGGCTGCTGCGGCTGAACGGCGGGCCGCTGCCCCGCCGGGAGGTGCCGACGGCCGGGGGCGGGGTCGCGGCACGCGCGCGTGCCGTGCTGGAGGAGCGGATGGCCGAACCGCCGAGCCTGGAGCGGCTCGCCGGGGAGCTCGGCACCAGCCCGTTCGCACTGCTGCGGGCCTTCCGGGACGCCTATGGCATGCCGCCCCACACCTGGCTGACGGACGCCCGGGTGCGCCGCGCGCGGCGGCTGCTCGACACCGGTACGTCACCGGCCGAGGCCGCCGTCGCCGTGGGGTTCACCGACCAGCCGCACCTGAACCGGCACTTCGCGCGGATCGTGGGCGTGCCGCCCGGCGCCTACCAGCGGGAGCGCAAGAACGTACAAGACGCGCGGCGCCGTCTGCTCCTACCGTCCGAGGCGTGACAGAACAGACAGCCCTTCCCGAGACCGGAGCCGTCGAGGGCAAGCCCGACGCCGCCGTCGTACGGGACGCCCTCGGAGTCGGCGTCGCCGTCGGACTCTCCGGGTTCGCCTTCGGGGTGACCTCGGCCGGCAGCGGACTGACCCTGGCCCAGACCTGCGCGCTCAGCCTTCTCGTGTTCACCGGAGCGTCCCAGTTCGCGCTCGTCGGGGCGCTCGCGGCCGGCGGCAACCCGCTCACGGCGGCGGCGGGCGCCTTCTTCCTGGGCGTGCGCAACGCCTTCTACGGGCTGCGTCTCTCCCAGTTGCTGGCCCTCCCGCGCGCGGTGCGGCCGTTCGCGGCGCAATGGGTCATCGACGAGACGACCGCCGTGGCCCTGGCCCAGCCCACGCGGCGCGGCGTACGGATCGGGTTCACGGTCACCGGACTCACCCTCTACCTGCTGTGGAACCTCACCACGCTGCTCGGCGCGCTGGGCGCGGAGGCCATCGGGGACACCGCCGCCTGGGGGCTCGACGCGGCCGGACCCGCGGTCTTCCTGGCGTTGCTCGCGCCGATGCTGAAGAGCACCACCGAGCGCACCGTCGCGGGCCTGGCCGTACTCCTGGGCCTCGGCCTGCTGCCGGTGCTGCCGGCCGGTGTGCCCGTCCTGGTGGCCGCGCTGGCCGCGCCGCTCGTCCTGTGGGCCCGCGGACGCCGCGCGGGAGGAGCCGTCGAGAACCGCGACGACCGCGAGGCGTCCGCGGGGGAGGGAGAGCGGTGAACGTCTGGATCGCGATCATCGGGACCGCGGTGGGCTGCTACGTCGTCAAGCTCGCCGGACTGCTCGTGCCCGCCGGAGCCCTGGAGCGGCCGCTGGTCCGCAAACTCGCCGCCCTGCTGCCCGTCGCCCTGCTCGCGGCGCTCACCGCCCAGCAGACCTTCGCCGACGGCCAGACGCTCGTCCTGGACGCACGGGCCGCGGGAGTCGCCGCGGCCGCCGTGGCACTGGTGCTGCGTGCGCCGTTCCTCCTCGTGGTCGCGGCCGCCGTGGTGGTCACCGCGGGCGTACGGGCCCTGGGCGGCTGACCGGAGTCAGCCGAGGGCACGGCCGTACGCCCGGAGCGTGCGCAAGGCCTCCAGCGTCACCGCGGGGCGCGCCTCCAGCGCCGGGGCGGGCGCCCGGCGGGGCCGGCGGAGAGGCCAGCCGCCGTCGTCCTCCTGCTCCGCCGCGAGGAAGTCGAGGGAGCGGGTCATCTCGGCGTCCGTGAACCACGCGCGTGCGAGGGAGTGCGGGTGCCTCGCGTAGTCGTGCGGGAAGTGGTGCTCGCGCGGGGCGCGGCCGGGGGAGACCGGGTGCGCGCCGAGATCGTCCGGGTCCAGCACGGCGAGCCGCTGATCGCGTACCAGGCGGCCCAGCCGGCCGGCCGCCGCCTCCGCGCGCGGGCGGTCGGGGACGGTGTCCAGGAAGGTCACGGCGGCCTCGACCTCGTACGGGTGCGGGGTCTGGAGCGACTCGGCCGCCCGCCAGCAGAAGTCCGTGGCGCGGAACAGCCAGGCGTGCCAGACCTCGTTGCGGTGCAGCAGGCCGACCACCGGACCGGTGGCGAGCAGCTCGCCCGGAGGGCGGTCCACGACCGGCCCGGAGGGCGCGGCCGGATACCCGTGCCCTTCGGGCGGGGCCGCGGGCAGGGCGCCGTCCGGCGTGGACGCGGAGGTCAGATAGCGGCACATCCGCTCCACGCGCTGTCCGCCGCAGCGTCCGAGCGCGTCCAGGACGCGCAGCGCACGCGCGGTGTGCGGCGGGCGGCTGACGGGGCCGCGCAGGTCGGGCTCCAGCCCGTGGCCGTACCCGCCGTCCTCGTTGCGGTAGGCGTCCAGCGCGGTCTCCACCGGACCGGCGTCGCCACCCCGGAAGTGGTACGCGAAGAGGCGCTGCTCCAGTACGCGCGCCGTGAGCCAGACGAACTGCTCCGCGCGGGCGAGCGACGAGCGCGACGCGGGCGCCTGCACGGGCGAGCGCGGGGTCGGGGTGAGTGCGGAAGCTCCGGATTCGGCCATGGCACAGACCGTAGGCCGGAAAGCGGTCCCCGTACCCCGTCCCGGCTCAGGGCCCACTCTCAGGGGCGGGATACTGGTGTCATGCGGTTGACGGTCTTCTGGGAGCGGATGGCGGATCACTTCGGTCCGGGGTACGCCGACACCTTCGCGCGCGATCACGTGATGGCGGAGCTGGGCGGGCGCACGGTGAACGGGGCGCTGGACGCGGGCTGGGACGCCAAGGAGGTGTGGCGGGTGGTCTGCACCGTCATGGACGTGCCGCGGGAACAGCGGTGACGGTGCGCGAAGACCGACGCACGGTCATCCGGGGTGCGTGGAGTGGGCGAGACTTGCTCCGTGGCATCCACTGACGAGACCGGGCGGACGCCCCGGCAGCCCGCTCCCCCGCCCGGCCCGACGCCGCCCTCCGGTCCTCCGGCCGACGGCACCGCGGGGCCCGCGGGTCCGGGCTCCCGCATGCCGCGCTGGCTGCCGCGCGCCATGGTGCTGGCCCTCGCGCTCATCGCCGCCTTCCAGCTCGGCAGCTGGGCCTTCCACCAGCTCACCGGCCTGCTGATCAACATCCTCATCGCGTTCTTCCTGGCGCTCGCCATCGAACCCGCGGTGAGCTGGATGGCCGGACGCGGATTGCGCCGGGGTTTCGCCACCTTCCTCGTCTTCCTCGCCGTGCTGGTCGCCGCCGCCGGGTTCGTCACACTGCTCGGGTCCATGCTCGCGGGCCAGATCGTCAAGATGGTCGAGGACTTCCCGGACTACCTCGACTCGGTGATCAGCTGGATCAACGGCCACTTCCACACCGATCTGCGGCGGGTCGACATCCAGGAGGGCCTGCTGCGCTCCGACTGGCTGCGCAACTACGTGCAGAACAGCGCCACGGGTGTCCTGGACGTGTCGACTCAGGTCCTGGGCGGTCTCTTCCAGTTGCTGACGGTCCTGCTCTTCTCGTTCTACTTCGCCGCCGACGGCCCCCGGCTGCGTCGCGGGCTCTGCTCCGTCCTGCCGCCCGCCCGGCAGGCCGAGGTCCTGCGCGCGTGGGAGATCGCCGTGGACAAGACCGGCGGGTACCTGTACTCGCGCGGCCTGATGGCGCTGATCTCCGGTGTGGCGCACTACGTCCTGCTGGAAATCCTGGAGGTGCCCTACGCCCCCGCGCTCGCCGTCTGGGTGGGCCTGGTGTCGCAGTTCATCCCCACCATCGGCACCTACCTCGCGGGTGCGCTGCCCATGCTGATCGCCTTCACGGTCAACCCCTGGTACGCGCTGTGGGTCCTGATCTTCGTGGTGATCTACCAGCAGTTCGAGAACTACGTGCTGCAGCCGAAGCTGACCTCCAAGACCGTGGACATCCACCCGGCGGTCGCGTTCGGCTCGGTCGTCGCGGGCACCGCGCTGCTCGGCGCCGTCGGCGCACTGATCGCCATCCCGGCGATCGCCACGCTCCAGGCGTTCCTCGGCGCGTACGTCAAGCGTTACGACGTCACCGACGACCCCCGCGTCCACGGGCGCCGGAACCGTCCGTCCGGGCCCGGCGGCGCCACGCGCCTGCGCAAGCTGTGGACCCGGCGGCGGGAACTGGGACGCCCCGGACCGGAAGGGACCGGCAGCGGCCCCTCCGCCTGAGCGTCCACCTCGGTGTGCGCGGCCGGTTCGGGCCCCCGCCGGTGCGGCGGACGTACGCTCGGAAGTGCCGCGCGGTGCGCTTGACACGAAAATCGAACATCCATTCTCATGGAGGCTCCGGCGAGGCTCATGACGGGTGATTCGACGGGGTTTGGACGGAGAAGCGCCCGAGTTATCCACAGGCCGGACCCGCGGCGCGGGGCATTGTCAGTGGCAGGCATTAGCGTCTTCGACGTGAAGCGATCGAATCAAGCAAACCGGGTGGAACCCATGGCAGGAACCGACCGCGAGAAGGCCCTGGATGCCGCGCTCGCACAGATTGAACGGCAATTCGGCAAGGGCGCGGTCATGCGCATGGGCGAGCGGCCGAACGAGCCCATCGAGGTCATCCCCACCGGATCGACCGCGCTCGACGTGGCCCTCGGTGTCGGCGGCCTCCCGCGCGGCCGGGTCGTGGAGGTCTA
The Streptomyces sp. NBC_01723 genome window above contains:
- a CDS encoding AraC family transcriptional regulator; the protein is MAGKGERARHWQYEELPDVDLLRAQYIRKTFVRHTHEHFVIAAIADGVEVFHHGGGDQYAGAGSLALVNPDTPHTGRAGVPEGWRYGAVYPAPELVAGIAAETTTLRGTPGFVRPVLDDPYAVELVHRVLRAADEGNALAADTLLRAAVTRLLRLNGGPLPRREVPTAGGGVAARARAVLEERMAEPPSLERLAGELGTSPFALLRAFRDAYGMPPHTWLTDARVRRARRLLDTGTSPAEAAVAVGFTDQPHLNRHFARIVGVPPGAYQRERKNVQDARRRLLLPSEA
- a CDS encoding AzlC family ABC transporter permease, which codes for MTEQTALPETGAVEGKPDAAVVRDALGVGVAVGLSGFAFGVTSAGSGLTLAQTCALSLLVFTGASQFALVGALAAGGNPLTAAAGAFFLGVRNAFYGLRLSQLLALPRAVRPFAAQWVIDETTAVALAQPTRRGVRIGFTVTGLTLYLLWNLTTLLGALGAEAIGDTAAWGLDAAGPAVFLALLAPMLKSTTERTVAGLAVLLGLGLLPVLPAGVPVLVAALAAPLVLWARGRRAGGAVENRDDREASAGEGER
- a CDS encoding AzlD domain-containing protein is translated as MNVWIAIIGTAVGCYVVKLAGLLVPAGALERPLVRKLAALLPVALLAALTAQQTFADGQTLVLDARAAGVAAAAVALVLRAPFLLVVAAAVVVTAGVRALGG
- a CDS encoding DUF3046 domain-containing protein; its protein translation is MRLTVFWERMADHFGPGYADTFARDHVMAELGGRTVNGALDAGWDAKEVWRVVCTVMDVPREQR
- a CDS encoding AI-2E family transporter; the encoded protein is MASTDETGRTPRQPAPPPGPTPPSGPPADGTAGPAGPGSRMPRWLPRAMVLALALIAAFQLGSWAFHQLTGLLINILIAFFLALAIEPAVSWMAGRGLRRGFATFLVFLAVLVAAAGFVTLLGSMLAGQIVKMVEDFPDYLDSVISWINGHFHTDLRRVDIQEGLLRSDWLRNYVQNSATGVLDVSTQVLGGLFQLLTVLLFSFYFAADGPRLRRGLCSVLPPARQAEVLRAWEIAVDKTGGYLYSRGLMALISGVAHYVLLEILEVPYAPALAVWVGLVSQFIPTIGTYLAGALPMLIAFTVNPWYALWVLIFVVIYQQFENYVLQPKLTSKTVDIHPAVAFGSVVAGTALLGAVGALIAIPAIATLQAFLGAYVKRYDVTDDPRVHGRRNRPSGPGGATRLRKLWTRRRELGRPGPEGTGSGPSA